A window of Rhododendron vialii isolate Sample 1 chromosome 13a, ASM3025357v1 contains these coding sequences:
- the LOC131314132 gene encoding uncharacterized protein LOC131314132 yields MGCDPKKTEHLLSLEGAKERLHLFKANLLEEGSFDAAIDGCIGVFHTASPFFMDVFTNFFLDQNRQRFRETMPTTKIRANAAMSPQDGSVILELHRKRNGSRVKHEIGDKKDEEWKRFFHQSSTIDLSL; encoded by the exons ATGGGCT GTGATCCTAAGAAGACAGAGCACTTACTTTCGCTTGAGGGTGCTAAAGAGAGACTTCACTTGTTCAAAGCAAACCTACTTGAAGAAGGTTCCTTCGATGCTGCTATTGATGGCTGCATAGGGGTCTTTCACACCGCATCTCCTTTCTTCATGGAtgtgtttaccaatttttttctAGATCAAAATCGACagagatttcgggaaacaatgccaacaacaaaaataagggcgaatgCAGCTATGTCTCCACAAGACGGATCCGTTATTTTAGAACTTCATCGGAAGAGAAATGGCAGTCGAGTCAAACATGAAATTGGTGATAAGAAAGATGAAGAATGGAAGAGATTCTTCCATCAATCTTCAACAATCGATCTATCGCTATGA
- the LOC131314133 gene encoding phenylacetaldehyde reductase-like yields the protein MDSLERGVLDITEMIDPALKGTLNVLESCAKAPSVKRAVLTSSIAAVVQNGRPRTPEVVVDETRFSDPELCKQHKLWYLLSKTLAEIDAARKFVKEKGIDTVAINPAMVIGPLLQPSLNSSAAEILNLINGRRSLFCVCQCSFFEHQIIFLLN from the exons ATGGACTCTTTAGAAAGAGGTGTTTTAGATATT ACAGAAATGATTGATCCTGCGTTGAAGGGAACCCTGAATGTTCTCGAGTCATGTGCAAAAGCGCCATCTGTCAAAAGAGCGGTGTTGACATCCTCGATTGCTGCAGTTGTACAAAATGGTAGGCCTCGAACTCCTGAAGTGGTAGTTGATGAGACTCGGTTTTCTGATCCAGAATTATGCAAGCAACATAAG CTGTGGTACTTGCTATCAAAGACTTTAGCTGAGATCGATGCTGCCCGGAAgtttgttaaagaaaagggtaTCGATACGGTTGCAATAAATCCAGCCATGGTTATCGGTCCTCTGTTGCAGCCATCACTCAATTCTAGTGCTGCTGAAATATTGAACCTAATAAATGGTAGGCGCTCTCTATTCTGTGTGTGccaatgttctttttttgaacatcaGATTATATTTCTgttgaattga